Part of the Chloroflexota bacterium genome is shown below.
CCGCGAGGTCCAGCGGACGGCGACCTTCACCGGCATCCCGACCATCCCCATGCAAGACCAGGCCGTGACCGAGAGCATGGGGCCTGTCATGGATCGCACGAACGAGCACCTAGGCACGACGGATGCGGCGATCATCCAGGTGCGACGCAAGCTGCTCAACGCCGCCAAAGCGCTGCGCGACCGGGGGATCACGCCGCCAGGCGTCGACGAGCCGGAGCTCTATGGTGTGCGATCGGCATCGGTCGTACTGCCGCGCTCGGCGGACTGGCTCGTGGAGACCGCGGAGACCTTGAAGGCCTTCACCAATCTGGCGGTGGCCACCGCGTAAACTCCCCGAGCCGCAAGCTCGGCCGGGGCCCCGGTGCCCTCACCCCCGCCCTCTCCCACCGCGGTGGGGGCGGGGGCCCGGCTCTAGCGCGCCGGTCGGCGGACCGCTGAGTCGTCGCGGTCCGCCGGGTACACCCACTCGTCGGCCCCGCCGAATCCGTGCTCCTGGTTCCACTTCATCGCGTTGATGATCTGGCCCGTCACGCCCGACGCGTCCTGGTCCGCGAGGAAGAGGGCGAGGGGCACGACGTGCTCCGGGCGCACCCGCATCGGCCGCCACACCGGCGCGCCCGGCTGCGCCGCGCGCGCACGCATCTCGCTGCGGATCGCCTCCTGCTCATCCGTACCGGTCGTCGCCGTGTGTCCCGGTAGCAGCACATTCGCGGCGATGTTCGACGACCTCAGCTCTTCCGCCAGATACAGGGTCATGGTCACCAGCGCAGCCTTCGCCGCCTGGTATGGCATCTCGCGGCTGTTGGCGCGGCTGGCGTCGTAGCCGCCGGAGCTAACGCTGATAATGCTGCCGCGCTGGCGATCGAGCATCGGCTTCGAGAACGCCTTCACCACCCGCAGCGTGCCGAACACGTGCGTGTCGAAGGTTTTCTGCCAGTCACCAACTTCGGTCTCGAGCGTGGTCACGCTCCCGTGAGGCGGGTACAGGTCGCGCATGCGCGTGCCCGCGTTGTTGATGATGACGTCGATCGTGCCGAACCGCCCGATGGCGGCTTCGGCCACGCGCTTCACGTGGGAGTCGATGGAGATGTCCATGATGTCGGTCAGAACGTTCGGGTTGCCCTTCAGCTCGTCCCGGAAGTCGATCAGGTCATTGGAGACGCCGGTCGGCTCCCACGCCACGTCGGTGGCCACGACCTTGGCCCCTTCGCGCAGAAACCCGCGCACGTACTCGCGCCCCATTCCGCGCGCGGCGCCGGTAACGACCACGACTTTTCCAGCAACTGCCACTCCTCGCACCTCCTCAGGCTTTCAATGGGCCGATCGATGCGCCCGCTTCGCGCATCCCTCGCCGCCGATTCGCCAATGGACCGCTAGCCCTTCCGGAGGCTGTGGGCCAGCGCTTGCATGCACGTCGCCGCTCCGGGAAGCGTCACGTCGTACGTTTGGCCGAGGTCCAGAGCGTCGCGCAGGACGTGATAGTAGACCCACGACGCGTCGCGCGTCCCCCGGCCGTGGAGGAACTCGTCGGCCACGTGGCTCTGCGCCGAGCTCGTGCGCACGACCTCCTGAAACACCTCCAGATCGACGCCGGCCCTTTCCGCCAAGCGAAAGCCCTCCGTCGCCGCCATGAGGTACTCGGCCGTCATCGTGTTCTGGGCGATCTTCGTTACGGCGCCCATCCCAACCTTCCCGAGCAGGAAGATGTTCCCGGCCGTCGTCTCCAGCACCGGGCGGCACCGCTCCAGAACGGCGGGATCACCGCCGACCATGAGACACAGGGTCTGCGACGTCACGCCGCCGGCCCCGCCGCTCATCTGAGCGTCCAGGACCTCCACGCCATGGGCGCGCGCCTCCTCGGCGACACGCATCATGTGCAGGGGGTGGATGCTCGAGTGAATCGCGGCGATCAGGCCGGGATGGGCGCCTGCCAGCAGGCCGTCGGGCCCCTGCAGCACCGCGTCGACCTCCGCCTCGTGCGGGACCGCGATGTCAACGATGTCGACCAGATCCGCGACCTCGCGCGCCGAGCGGGCGGCCCTTGCGCCCAGCTTCACGAGCTCGTTCACGGGCTGGGGCTGCACATCGTATACCGTGAGGTCGAATCCCGCCCGTACGATGTTTGTGGCGAAGGGGCGCCCCATGGTACCCAGGCCGATGAACCCGATCTTGTCAGCCATGCCGGACTCGCTCCCCCTTTTTCTCGATTGCCCGTCCATTGTCGCACGTGCGACGGTGCTGTGAATGTGCCACCGCTCTTCGTCGCACGCAAGAGCCAAGCGAGATATGATTGCGCCAGCACACGCGGACTGCACGCGATGTCCGCGACGACGAGGAGTGAGCGGGGTGATCACACAGGAACTCAACGAGCGACTGACGCAAACGGGTCCCGATACGCCGGGCGGCCGCATGCTCCGCATGTACTGGCATGCCATCGGAACGTTGGACGATTTACTGAAGGAGCCCGTACAGCCCGTGCGGATCCTGAGCGAGGACCTGACGCTTTTCCGAGACGCGGCGGGCCGGATCGGACTCATTGCCAGCCGGTGCGCCCACCGTGGGATCTCGATGGCGTACGGCATCCCCCAGGATAATGGCCTGCGCTGCGCCTACCATGGCTGGACGTATGACACCGACGGGCGCGTCGTGGACATGCCCTTCGAGCCGGCGTGCCTTCCGCTCAAGATCACGTCATATCCGGTCCAGGAGATGGGCGGGCTGATCTGGGCGTACCTCGGTCCCGAGCCGGCGCCCCTGCTGCCTCGATTCGAGGGATATGCGCGCGAGGACATCAACCGGAGTGTCCTGATCAAGCCGCTGCCGTGCAACTGGGTGCAGTGCATGGACAACTCGATGGACCCTGTCCACTTCGAGCACCTGCACGGCCACTATGGGAACTACTACAACCGGCGCCACGGCAAAGAGCAGGTCATGCTGACGCCGCCGCACCGAAAGATCGCGTTCGACATGTTCGAGTACGGGGTCTACAAGCGGCGATTAGTTGAGGGACAGAGCGAGGACTCCGACGACTGGACGACGGGCCACCCGATCCTCTTCCCCAACACACTGGTGGTCGTCGGCGGCGCGTGGGGCGGCAGCTACCAGATCCGCACGCCCATGGATGACACGCATACCCTCCACTTCCTCTACCAGTTCCGCTATGCGAAGCCCGGAGAGGAGATCAAGCCCTTCTCCGTCCGCCACGAGGAGGTCCGCTACGACCACTTGGGGCTGGCGATCGGCGATGCGGTGATCCCGCAGGATGAGATGGCCTGGATCGGCCAGGGGCCGATCTCGGACCGGACGCGCGAGCACCTGGTCACCTCCGACAAGGGCGTCATCCTCTTCCACGAGCTGATCCTGGAGAACATCGCAAAGGTGGAGCGCGGCGAAGAACCGATGGGGCTTGTGCGGGACCCGAGCGCGAACGAGCCGTACATCCACATCCGCCACGAGGGCGTGGCCCGCGCCGGTTACGCGCGCGTCGATGCGAAGACGGGGGGTGAGCTCGCGGGCGCGGGAACCGCCGCCGAGTGGGGTTGGAACAACCGGTAAACGTCAGGTCGGCGCGGTGGATGCCGCGCCGACCCATGTAATCCCGCCTTCTCCCCACGCCCAAGGGTGGGAGCTATAAGTTCAGCAGCTTCCGTGCGTTCTCGCCCAGGATCAGCTCCTTCTGAGTTGGTGTGAGGTCGCGCCGCTCTTTGATCGTGGAGACGGTGTGCGGGAACTCCGAGTCGAAATGGGGCATATCGGTCGCCATCATGATGTGCTCGGCTCCGATCTCGTTCAGTGAGACCGCCAGCACCGACGCGTGCTCGTCCGCCTCCATCGTGACGTAACAGTTGCGCTTGACGTATTCCGACGGCGGCATCGTGAGAGGGATCGGCATGTGCCGCTCCTGGTCCTCCTTGATCCACTCCCAGTCGTCGTCCATCCGGTGCATCCAGTAGAGGGGCCACTCGGCCGTGCACTCGAAGAACACCACCTTGAGACGCGGGAACCGCTCGAAGACCCCGCCGGCGACGAGCGCGACGAGGGCCTGGGTGCAGTTGGTGGGTCTCCCCAACGTATGCATGGCGAGGAAGTTGTTCGCGGGGCCCTTGTCGAACCGCTGGGTGATGAACCCCTGCTGGCCGTTGGGATGGCAGAAAAGGGGCACGTCCAGCTCCTGCGCCGTCTCATAGAAGGGGAAGAAGGACGGGTCGTCGAGGTTGCGGTCGCCGTTGTAGCAGACCAGGTGTGCCGCCTTGAGGCCCAGCTCGGTCACGCACCGGCGTAGCTCGCCCGGCATCGCCTCCGGGTGGCCCGCCGGCATGAGGGCGACGGGGAGGAACTGCTCACGAAAGTCCTTGACGAATTCGGTGACCCAGTTGTTGTAAGCCCGGGCGAGGGCCGCGCCCAGCGGCCCCTCGGTCATCGTGGGCGCCCAGATCCCCGTCGGAAAGATGAGCTGCTTGTCGAGCCCCTCGAGGGTGTTGGCCTCGGCCCGCTCGGCCATGTCCCAGCCGGTCACCTGGCGCGCGGCGATCTCTCCGCCGCGCCAGCCAGCGGTCGGGTCGTACATGTAGCTATGGTTGTATCCGTGCGTGCCGGACGGCCCCGGCGGGATGCGCGAACGAAATTTCCGCTGCGGTGGCGGTCCGTCGACGATACGCTCGGGCGTGAACTCGGCGAACGGCTCGTCGAGCTTGAACATCTCGTCCATGAAGTAGTTCTCGCGCAGGTGCGAGTCGAGGTCGATGATCATCTCGTACCGCCTTCCTCCCGCAGCTCGGACGCATGCTCGGCTGTTGCGACGGCCCCATTGTAGACCCGCTCGTGGGGCGCTTCAACGCACGCGCATCACCGGGCCGCAGGACGCGGTTCGGTCGGGTCTCCGGAGTCAATTCCTCTGAATCGGCGGAACATCCGGCCGATGGCGCTCCACGCGGCCTCGGGGTCAGCGCATCGAAGCGATGACATGTGGCCGCAGCCGCGATATCCCCAGGCTGCGATGTCCTCGACTCCGGCCGCGACGGCGGCGTCTGCCGCGCGCGCGATCTCCTCCTCCCGACCCGTTGGGATGAGGAAGGACTGCAGCCACACCTGGGGCTCCCGCCCATTTGCCCGGCACGTCGCGACCAAGCGACCGGCGTACTGCGAAACGTAGGGGTCCACGTCTTTCCCCCACAGCGCCCAGAAGGGCGTGACGGCCAGCGCGTCCACGTCCTGGAGTCGAGCGATCGCATCCCAATCCTGGACGCTCGCCCGATGGTCCTCTTGCGCGGGAAGACAGACCGTGTTTCGCAGGCCTCGTTCGTGGGCCACGCGACAGCACCACTCGACGAGTCCAATGATCAGCTTCTCCCGAAACGCGAGGACGTTCGGCGTTTGCCGCAGCGGCATGGACTCACCGAACGACTGGCGATATTCGTTCTGACAGCGGGCGCAGCGGCAGGTCCAGCGTGACCCATCCGGCCCGGGCGCCCCGAAGCCCGGCTCGTCCCACAGGACCGAGTCAGCGCCCACCGCGGCGGTCGCGTCGACCCATCGCTCGATCAGCGTTCGCAGGTCAGGCGACAGGGGACACGCGGCGGGAACGAGCGCCCCGTCGCTCCCCTGCTGCCACGCGTCGGGATGATCGAGGAGAAGGCGGCTCTCCGCCTCGCCCGCGAAAACCCCGCCGACGCCCCATGGATCGAACACCACGTCGAGGCCGACCTCGTGCGTCGCTGCGACGATATCTCCCATCGTCTCGCGGTAGAAGGCCAGATCGTTTTCGCTGAACGTGTGCAGCACGTATGTGCAGCCGGCGGCCGCGATTTCGGGCAGATCACGGCCGCGATAGTGCTCCGGCATACGGTTTCCGAAGTAGCTGACGCCGGTTCTCACGGCTGCCCGACCTGAACCGTGGGAGGCAGTATCAGCACGACCGCGACCTCGCCATCCGCTGGAGTTCTTGGTCGGCGCGGTAGATGACCCTTCCGCCGACGATGGTCATGCGAACCTCGAGGGACTCGCTCAAGATCGCCAAGTCCGCCTGGGCGCCAACCCGCAGAGAGCCAAGCTGCCGATCGAGTCCCAGAACGCGCGCAGGGTTGCGCGTCGCCATCGCGAGCGCGTCGGCAACTCCAACATCGACCATCGCGCGGACGCTGCGGACCGCTTCATCCATCGTAAGGAGGCCGCCGGCGAGCCGTCCGTCCCGCGTGTAGCAGGCGCCGTCTCGAGCCTCGATCGGCGCGCCGAGGAGGTCGAAGGTCCGGCGCGACGATCCGATCGGCGGCATGGCGTCGGTGACGAGGACCAGTCGCTTCGCCCCCAACGCCCGAAGGGCGAGTCGCATCATCGCGGGATGGACGTGAACACCGTCGGGGATGAGGCTCGCGTTCATTCCGTCCGACGTGAGGGCCGCGCCGATGATGCCCGGCTTTCGAGCGGAGACCGGGCCAGATGCGTTGAACAGGTGGGTCACGAGCCGCACACCCCGCTCCTGAGCGGAGGCTGCCTGCTCGATGCTGGCGCGCGAATGGCCAATGGCGATCACGATCCCAAGGCGGCCGGCCTCCTCGATGGTCTCGCGCGCGCCGTCAAGCTCGGGCGCGATGGTGAGCACGCGAAGAGATCCCCGCGATGCCTCCCAGAGGTCGCGGAGTAACGCGGCCGAGGGCGGCTGGAGGTACGCCCGCGGGTGTGCCCCGGCGCTCTCGGGGTTGAGAAAGGGACCCTCCAGGTGTGCGCCCAAGATTCGGGCGCCAACGATCGGGTCACTTCGTGCCTCCCCGATTGCGTGGAGGGCAGCGCGCATCACGTCGAGAGGGGCCGAGATGACAGTGGGGAGGAAGGCTGTGCAGCCAAATCGAGGGAGGAGGCGCGCCACAGTCAGAATGGCGTCCGCGGTCTTCGCGGTGGTGATGAGTTGGCCCGCGGCGCCGTTGATCTGAATGTCGATGAATCCCGGGGCGACGATCAGCCCGGAGGCATCGATCTCCCGAGCCTCGCGCAGGCGCGCCCGCGCGCTGACCCGCTCTGGCGATCCGATCGCCGCGATGCGGCCGTTCGAGATCAACACCGACGTCTCCCGCGCGGTGCGAGTCGGCGTGAAGACGGAAGCGCCGTGAATCAGGAGCGCATCGAAGGGCTCAGCGGGCGAGGAAGGCATCGGCTTCACCCCGCGTGGCAGCTGTCCGAGCGGATCAGCCGCGAACAGTCGCGCCGCACGGCTAGCGACCGTCGTCGAGCCACCAATCCGCCGCGTTCCAGGTGAATTCGCTCCACACATTGGGCGCATGTCCCTTGACGCGCTGGTTGTAGGCGTCCAGATCGAGTCGGCGGTAGAGCAGGATGTGCCCCTTGTCCGCATCCACCCGCCCGGCGACCTTCTGGAACGCCGCCGCCCGCTTGGCGTCATCCACCGTCACGCTGGCTGCCTCCAGGGCGGCATCCAGCTCCGGGTCGAGAATCCGCTGATAATTCTGGCCCGCGCGGACGCGCTCCGAGGGAACACGGCTGCTGTGGAACAGGTTGTACAGGTCCGCCTGGGGATCGTACGGGTCCGTGATGGTAAACATTGCGATATCGAAATTACCGTGGGCCATCGGCGCCCCGTCCTGCCAGCTTCCGAAGAGCATCGGCGAGGGCAGATTCTCGATGTTGACGTCGATCCCCACCGCCTGGAGCTGCTGCTTGATCAGCGCTTGCGTCTGATCTCGAAGCCGCGCGCCCGTCGTCGTGGTGAACGATAGACTCGCCCGAGTCCCCGCGTCGTTGACGCGAATGCCGTCCGCCCCGACGTGCCAACCGGCGTCCTCCAGGAGCCGCTGCGCCGCGACCGGATCGTAGGAGGGCGGCGCCAGACCGACGGCGTATGGTCCCAGCGGAATCACGGACGTCGCGACCGTGGTCTTCCCGGCGAGCAGCTCGTCGATGAGGGCCCTCCGATCGATCGCGAGGTCGATGGCCTGTCGGACCCGAACGTCGCCCAGCACCGGGTGTCTGCACGCGGGATCGCCCTGCTGTGATCCGGAGGGACAGCTGGTGTTCAAGATCAATCGCTCGATGCCATTGCCAACCGCCGGGTTCATCACGACGGACGGGATAGCCTCGATCTCGGGGATGTTGTCCTCGGCCAGGTTCCAGAGCGCATCGACCTCCCCGGCTTTCAGCCACAGGATTCCAATGTCCCTGGCTGGAACGATGCGAAAGATCAGACCATCGAGGCGAGGCTTGTCTGCCTCGCGGAAATGGGGGTTGCGCTCCACGGTGATGGCCGAGCCCGGCTCCCACGCTTTGAACTTGAAGGGCCCAGTTCCCGTGGGCGCGTGGTTGAATTCCTTCGTCTCGATGGCGGTATCGCCGCCAAATACGTGCTCCGGGAGCACCCACTCGAAGTGCTGCTTGAATGCCGAGTAGATCGTACGGTACCGGACCACGACCGTGGCGTCGTCCGGCGCGGTGATCGTCTCGATGTCCGGATAGCCTGCCTGGTTCGTGATCGGGTTGGCGGGATCCATGGTGACCGCGTAGGTGAACAGCACGTCCTTGCTCGTGAAGGGCTGTCCGTCTGACCACCGGACGCCCGTCTTGAGTCGCCACGTGATGGTCAGGCCGTTCGGAGAGATGCCACCGTTGTCGAACGTGGGAACCTCTGCGGCGAGCTGCGGCGTCAATTGGCCTTCTGGCGATATGCGCAACAGGCCCTCGAGCATGGTCCGACTGATCAGGTCGTTCACGGTTTGCACGCCGAGCAGCGGGTTCAGCAGGGCCGGCTCCTGCCAGAGCGCGACGCGAACGACCCCGCCGCGGTGCGCGGGCGACTGCTCTGCGGTCGGCGGCTGTGTGCGCGGGGCGCATGCGAGGAGCTGCGCCAGGATGATGGGAAGGAGCAGCGACCTCACGCTGACGGCCACGCCTACTGGCGCCCCGCGCTTTCGAGCGCGCTCGTGATCAGCTCGCCGAAGATGGATCCGGTAATCCGTCCATACTCCTCGGTGCCGCCGTCCGCGTACTGTCGCCCGGGCTTCGGAACGTAGTCCTGCACGAGACCGTCCTTCGGGATATCGACGCGAAGGGACGAAAATTTGGTCCGGTTCTGCCAGGTGGTTTGGCCTTCTCTCGAGAGGAGCCAGTTGATGAAAACCTTCGCCGCGTTGGGATGGGGGGTTGGATCGAAGAGGGCCATGGACCCGTTGCCGGGTCCGATCGCGGCGCCCTCCTTGAATTGATCGCAGGGCACGGGCGCGATCGGGAGGCCCTGGTTCCGCGCCACGCTCGCCTCGGTCTCGGCGAGGAACAGCCCGATAGGGTACCGGCCCTCGGCCACCCAGTCGACCATCTGGCGCTGGTCCCGGCTCAGCGTCACGTCCATCTCGCCATAGAGCCGCTCGAACCAGCGCGGTCCGAGGCTCGGGTTCTTGTAGATGAAACGCGCAGGAACGCCGCCGGGCCCGGTCTGCCGGATGTCATTGGACACCATGCGACCTTTCCACTTGGGGTCCAGGACATCGTTGTATGACGTGAAGTCACCGATGTTGACCATCGACGTGTTGACATAGATCGGCGCGATGAGGATGCCCTGAAAGTTCAGCGTCGTATTCGGCTCCGCGTCGTCGGCCCACCACAATCGGTTCTGGAGCCAGGCGGACTCGTCGCTCACCTCCGGAAGCACGAAGGCTGTGGCCAGAGGCGCGAGCGCGCCGGCCGGCTTGAGAGAACCCAGCATGCTGAAGCTCCCGGAGATGATGACGTCCGGGATGTAGCGACCGGCGGCCCGCTCCGACATGATCCTCGGGACCAGCTCGGACCCTCCGGCGGACACGCTTTCGACCTTGATGCCCGGATACGCGTTGGGAAAGTCCTCATTGATGACCTGCTGAAGCGCCTCAGACGTGGCGCCGTAGATGATGACCGTGCCCTCCTGGCGCGCCGCGGCGACGATCGCGTCCCACCCCGAGGGTTTGGCGGAGGTCGGAATTGGCGCCGAGTCGCTGGGGGCGCTCGGGCGCCCGCACGCGGCGAGAAGCGCGGACCCCGCTCCCGCGGCGGCGCCGATCAGGAGTCGACGGCGACTGATGGCGCGCTCTGCGAGGATGGCGCGCACGCTCGATTCTGAGAAGGTATCGTCGATGCTCAAAGGGCACTCCGATCTGGCCAAAATTTGCGCGAGCGTCGTCGAACGCGGCGAAGGGTCAGCACCCGTGCTTTTTCGCCGCCGCCAGCGCTTTATCGCACGCCGCCTGAAGCGCGGGCCGCGAGCTGAGATCCTTGAATGCAGCGGTGACTGGCCCGTCGCGTACGACCTCGTCGACGGAAATCGGCCTCTCGATCTGCCCCAGAGCCACCATCTCGTCGATGGCGCGCTCCAGCGCCTCGCGGGTGAACCAGCCCGTGACCGGCATAATCCACTCCTCCAGGTGTTCCGGGTTTGTCACCATGCGGAGCTTTCGCTCTTGTTCGTGGTGGCTAGCCTTTCGATAGCGGACTTCGAGATCCTGCAAGAACGCGAAATTGTCGGGGTCGCGCACGAACCAGAAACCGCGGATGTTGCCTCGGAGGAACGCGCTCAACTCCTCCGCGCGCTTTTCGATCGTCTGTTGCGTCGCGACGATCACCTTGCCCGGTTTGCCGCCCGGATACAGCTCGGCGGAGTCTAAAATCAGGTGACAGCCCTTCTGCTCCAGCTCCTGCGAGAAGGGTGGGGCGGACTGTACGGCGTCGACCTGGCCGTTCAAGAGCGCGTCGATGTGGGCGCGGTCGCGTCGATAGGCGAAGATCGCGTCCTCGACCCAGGTGATGTCTCGTTCCGCGTC
Proteins encoded:
- a CDS encoding amidohydrolase family protein — its product is MIIDLDSHLRENYFMDEMFKLDEPFAEFTPERIVDGPPPQRKFRSRIPPGPSGTHGYNHSYMYDPTAGWRGGEIAARQVTGWDMAERAEANTLEGLDKQLIFPTGIWAPTMTEGPLGAALARAYNNWVTEFVKDFREQFLPVALMPAGHPEAMPGELRRCVTELGLKAAHLVCYNGDRNLDDPSFFPFYETAQELDVPLFCHPNGQQGFITQRFDKGPANNFLAMHTLGRPTNCTQALVALVAGGVFERFPRLKVVFFECTAEWPLYWMHRMDDDWEWIKEDQERHMPIPLTMPPSEYVKRNCYVTMEADEHASVLAVSLNEIGAEHIMMATDMPHFDSEFPHTVSTIKERRDLTPTQKELILGENARKLLNL
- a CDS encoding peptide ABC transporter substrate-binding protein, with the translated sequence MRSLLLPIILAQLLACAPRTQPPTAEQSPAHRGGVVRVALWQEPALLNPLLGVQTVNDLISRTMLEGLLRISPEGQLTPQLAAEVPTFDNGGISPNGLTITWRLKTGVRWSDGQPFTSKDVLFTYAVTMDPANPITNQAGYPDIETITAPDDATVVVRYRTIYSAFKQHFEWVLPEHVFGGDTAIETKEFNHAPTGTGPFKFKAWEPGSAITVERNPHFREADKPRLDGLIFRIVPARDIGILWLKAGEVDALWNLAEDNIPEIEAIPSVVMNPAVGNGIERLILNTSCPSGSQQGDPACRHPVLGDVRVRQAIDLAIDRRALIDELLAGKTTVATSVIPLGPYAVGLAPPSYDPVAAQRLLEDAGWHVGADGIRVNDAGTRASLSFTTTTGARLRDQTQALIKQQLQAVGIDVNIENLPSPMLFGSWQDGAPMAHGNFDIAMFTITDPYDPQADLYNLFHSSRVPSERVRAGQNYQRILDPELDAALEAASVTVDDAKRAAAFQKVAGRVDADKGHILLYRRLDLDAYNQRVKGHAPNVWSEFTWNAADWWLDDGR
- a CDS encoding ABC transporter substrate-binding protein, whose product is MSALDQPILIANCNYHVGHQMSFRAAEEQGFFREEGLSDYIYECGGIVPGPFEATALAPTMKERGIDIATAVNVETIVQLRAQGADLYAVGAWRHMPRVRLYAAPHIKTLADMRGARIGQREAGGITALFFGYWLGKAGIDAERDITWVEDAIFAYRRDRAHIDALLNGQVDAVQSAPPFSQELEQKGCHLILDSAELYPGGKPGKVIVATQQTIEKRAEELSAFLRGNIRGFWFVRDPDNFAFLQDLEVRYRKASHHEQERKLRMVTNPEHLEEWIMPVTGWFTREALERAIDEMVALGQIERPISVDEVVRDGPVTAAFKDLSSRPALQAACDKALAAAKKHGC
- a CDS encoding aromatic ring-hydroxylating dioxygenase subunit alpha is translated as MITQELNERLTQTGPDTPGGRMLRMYWHAIGTLDDLLKEPVQPVRILSEDLTLFRDAAGRIGLIASRCAHRGISMAYGIPQDNGLRCAYHGWTYDTDGRVVDMPFEPACLPLKITSYPVQEMGGLIWAYLGPEPAPLLPRFEGYAREDINRSVLIKPLPCNWVQCMDNSMDPVHFEHLHGHYGNYYNRRHGKEQVMLTPPHRKIAFDMFEYGVYKRRLVEGQSEDSDDWTTGHPILFPNTLVVVGGAWGGSYQIRTPMDDTHTLHFLYQFRYAKPGEEIKPFSVRHEEVRYDHLGLAIGDAVIPQDEMAWIGQGPISDRTREHLVTSDKGVILFHELILENIAKVERGEEPMGLVRDPSANEPYIHIRHEGVARAGYARVDAKTGGELAGAGTAAEWGWNNR
- the nagA gene encoding N-acetylglucosamine-6-phosphate deacetylase; this encodes MPSSPAEPFDALLIHGASVFTPTRTARETSVLISNGRIAAIGSPERVSARARLREAREIDASGLIVAPGFIDIQINGAAGQLITTAKTADAILTVARLLPRFGCTAFLPTVISAPLDVMRAALHAIGEARSDPIVGARILGAHLEGPFLNPESAGAHPRAYLQPPSAALLRDLWEASRGSLRVLTIAPELDGARETIEEAGRLGIVIAIGHSRASIEQAASAQERGVRLVTHLFNASGPVSARKPGIIGAALTSDGMNASLIPDGVHVHPAMMRLALRALGAKRLVLVTDAMPPIGSSRRTFDLLGAPIEARDGACYTRDGRLAGGLLTMDEAVRSVRAMVDVGVADALAMATRNPARVLGLDRQLGSLRVGAQADLAILSESLEVRMTIVGGRVIYRADQELQRMARSRSC
- a CDS encoding extracellular solute-binding protein; protein product: MSIDDTFSESSVRAILAERAISRRRLLIGAAAGAGSALLAACGRPSAPSDSAPIPTSAKPSGWDAIVAAARQEGTVIIYGATSEALQQVINEDFPNAYPGIKVESVSAGGSELVPRIMSERAAGRYIPDVIISGSFSMLGSLKPAGALAPLATAFVLPEVSDESAWLQNRLWWADDAEPNTTLNFQGILIAPIYVNTSMVNIGDFTSYNDVLDPKWKGRMVSNDIRQTGPGGVPARFIYKNPSLGPRWFERLYGEMDVTLSRDQRQMVDWVAEGRYPIGLFLAETEASVARNQGLPIAPVPCDQFKEGAAIGPGNGSMALFDPTPHPNAAKVFINWLLSREGQTTWQNRTKFSSLRVDIPKDGLVQDYVPKPGRQYADGGTEEYGRITGSIFGELITSALESAGRQ
- a CDS encoding transposase domain-containing protein; its protein translation is MRTGVSYFGNRMPEHYRGRDLPEIAAAGCTYVLHTFSENDLAFYRETMGDIVAATHEVGLDVVFDPWGVGGVFAGEAESRLLLDHPDAWQQGSDGALVPAACPLSPDLRTLIERWVDATAAVGADSVLWDEPGFGAPGPDGSRWTCRCARCQNEYRQSFGESMPLRQTPNVLAFREKLIIGLVEWCCRVAHERGLRNTVCLPAQEDHRASVQDWDAIARLQDVDALAVTPFWALWGKDVDPYVSQYAGRLVATCRANGREPQVWLQSFLIPTGREEEIARAADAAVAAGVEDIAAWGYRGCGHMSSLRCADPEAAWSAIGRMFRRFRGIDSGDPTEPRPAAR
- a CDS encoding NAD(P)-binding domain-containing protein, encoding MADKIGFIGLGTMGRPFATNIVRAGFDLTVYDVQPQPVNELVKLGARAARSAREVADLVDIVDIAVPHEAEVDAVLQGPDGLLAGAHPGLIAAIHSSIHPLHMMRVAEEARAHGVEVLDAQMSGGAGGVTSQTLCLMVGGDPAVLERCRPVLETTAGNIFLLGKVGMGAVTKIAQNTMTAEYLMAATEGFRLAERAGVDLEVFQEVVRTSSAQSHVADEFLHGRGTRDASWVYYHVLRDALDLGQTYDVTLPGAATCMQALAHSLRKG
- a CDS encoding SDR family oxidoreductase — encoded protein: MAVAGKVVVVTGAARGMGREYVRGFLREGAKVVATDVAWEPTGVSNDLIDFRDELKGNPNVLTDIMDISIDSHVKRVAEAAIGRFGTIDVIINNAGTRMRDLYPPHGSVTTLETEVGDWQKTFDTHVFGTLRVVKAFSKPMLDRQRGSIISVSSGGYDASRANSREMPYQAAKAALVTMTLYLAEELRSSNIAANVLLPGHTATTGTDEQEAIRSEMRARAAQPGAPVWRPMRVRPEHVVPLALFLADQDASGVTGQIINAMKWNQEHGFGGADEWVYPADRDDSAVRRPAR